One region of Glycine max cultivar Williams 82 chromosome 9, Glycine_max_v4.0, whole genome shotgun sequence genomic DNA includes:
- the LOC100789626 gene encoding (+)-neomenthol dehydrogenase, whose protein sequence is MGEEAKRYAVVTGANKGIGFGMCKKLASSGIVVVLTARDEKNGFKAVEKLKEFGLSDLLVFHQLDVDDPASVSALADFIKTEFGKLDILVNNAAVTGGKLLDADAFLRKVGLNGEQIDWNEVGYETYELAEQCVETNFYGVKRVTEALLPLLQLSTSPRIVNISSRAGLFKNIPNEWARTMLSDIENLTREKIDGVLEEFQKDFKEGSLEIKGWPAFASAYTMSKAALNAYTRIMAKKYPRFHINSVCPGFVKTDMNNNTGQLSIDEGAETPVLLALLPNGGPSGCFFHQGEVIPF, encoded by the exons ATGGGGGAAGAAGCAAAAAG GTATGCTGTTGTGACAGGAGCAAATAAAGGGATTGGTTTTGGGATGTGTAAGAAATTGGCTTCAAGTGGGATTGTGGTGGTGCTAACAGCTAGAGATGAGAAGAATGGCTTCAAAGCTGTTGAAAAATTGAAAGAGTTTGGTCTCTCGGACCTTCTGGTTTTTCATCAGCTTGATGTGGATGACCCTGCTAGTGTTTCTGCCTTAGCTGATTTCATCAAAACCGAATTCGGGAAACTTGATATCTTG GTAAATAATGCAGCTGTTACTGGAGGCAAATTATTAGATGCTGATGCTTTCCTTAGAAAGGTtggttt AAACGGCGAACAAATTGATTGGAATGAAGTAGGATATGAAACTTATGAGTTAGCTGAACAATGTGTGGAAACAAACTTCTATGGTGTGAAAAGGGTAACTGAAGCCCTACTTCCCCTTCTCCAGCTATCCACTTCTCCAAGAATTGTAAATATCTCCTCCAGAGCAGGGCTCTTCaag AATATACCAAATGAGTGGGCTAGAACAATGTTGAGTGACATTGAAAATCTtacaagagaaaaaatagatgGGGTACTTGAAGAGTTTCAGAAAGATTTCAAAGAGGGGTCATTGGAGATCAAAGGTTGGCCAGCTTTTGCTTCTGCTTATACAATGTCAAAAGCAGCTTTGAATGCATACACAAGGATTATGGCCAAGAAATACCCTCGTTTTCACATAAACTCTGTGTGCCCTGGCTTTGTCAAGACTGATATGAACAACAACACTGGACAATTAAGCATTGATGAAGGGGCTGAAACTCCTGTATTGTTGGCACTGTTGCCAAATGGTGGTCCTTCTGGCTGTTTCTTTCATCAGGGTGAAGTAATACCCTTTTGA
- the LOC100776479 gene encoding NAD(P)H-quinone oxidoreductase subunit S, chloroplastic: MATFPTLHGLHNPLPRSQFLGQDHPLLTHHFPLKQQVHHHKTAPTHEVLKPHAKFNILEMMGGRGLCNGEKGIQQELKKQVVVEDQPSLSSQEEASSGNKEEQEDERSVEVPEDGFEKEMMGLTGGFPGGEKGLKKFIEKSNPPTTKATNNVVTISF, translated from the coding sequence ATGGCTACTTTTCCTACTCTTCATGGCCTGCACAACCCTCTTCCTCGATCCCAATTCCTAGGCCAAGATCACCCTCTACTCACTCACCACTTCCCTCTCAAACAACAAGTACATCATCACAAAACAGCTCCAACTCATGAAGTTCTAAAGCCACATGCAAAGTTCAACATATTGGAAATGATGGGTGGGAGAGGACTTTGCAATGGGGAAAAGGGTATTCAACAAGAGCTGAAAAAGCAAGTTGTTGTTGAGGACCAGCCTTCACTATCATCACAAGAAGAAGCATCAAGTGGTAACAAAGAGGAACAAGAAGATGAAAGAAGTGTTGAGGTTCCTGAAGATGGTTTTGAGAAGGAAATGATGGGGCTAACTGGGGGGTTTCCTGGGGGTGAGAAAGGGTTGAAGAAGTTTATTGAGAAAAGCAACCCTCCTACTACAAAAGCTACTAATAATGTTGTCACCATCTCGTTTTGA
- the LOC100306629 gene encoding uncharacterized protein LOC100306629, whose product MGGGGGDHGHGHGHGDFRNKVWSMSGGPYCRPKHWKRNTAIAMFGVVLICIPIAMKSAELEQRPHHPVRPIPSQLWCKNFGTKDYNDNDP is encoded by the exons ATGGGAGGTGGCGGCGGCGATCACGGCCATGGACACGGACACGGTGATTTCAGGAACAAGGTCTGGAGTATGAGCGGTGGCCCTTACTGTCGCCCAAAGCACTGGAAGCGCAACACCGCCATTGCCATGTTCGGCGTTGTCCTCATCTGCATCCCCATCGCTATGAAATCCGCTGAACTCGAg CAACGACCACATCACCCTGTTCGCCCCATCCCTTCTCAACTCTGGTGCAAGAACTTTGGAACTAAAGActataatgataatgatccatGA
- the LOC100306112 gene encoding Sm-like protein LSM36B-like (The RefSeq protein has 1 substitution compared to this genomic sequence) has product MSGTGKAGSGTTKTPADFLKSIRGRPVVVKLNSGVDYRGILACLDGYMNIAMEQTEEYVNGQLKNKYGDAFIRGNNVLYISTSKRTLAEGA; this is encoded by the exons ATGAGTGGAACAGAGAAAGCAGGATCAGGAACCACGAAAACCCCTGCCGATTTTCTCAAATCCATTCGTGGGAGGCCGGTTGTTGTCAAGCTCAATTCTGGTGTTGATTACAGAG GTATACTTGCTTGTCTAGATGGCTATATGAATATTGCAATGGAGCAGACAGAGGAATACGTCAATGGACAATTGAAGAACAAGTATGGTGACGCTTTCATCCGAGGGAATAATG TTCTATACATTAGTACCTCAAAGAGGACTCTAGCAGAGGGGGCTTAG
- the LOC100775394 gene encoding NAD-dependent malic enzyme 59 kDa isoform, mitochondrial codes for MCKVVRFAAAARLRRLSTAIPGPCKVQKRGTDILHDPWFNKDTGFPLTERDRLGLRGLLPPRVISFEHQYDRFMNSYRSLEKNTRGQSDKFVSLSKWRILNRLHDRNEILYYRVLIDNIKEFAPIIYTPTVGLVCENYSGLFRRPRGMYFSAKDKGEMMSMIYNWPSDQVDMIVLTDGSRILGLGDLGVQGIGIPIGKLDMYVAAAGINPRKILPVMLDVGTNNQKLLEDPLYLGVRQPRWEGEAYLSIVDEFMEAVHTRWPKAIVQFEDFQMKWAFETLKRYRERFCMFNDDIQGTAGVALAGLLGTVRSQGRPLSDFLKQKIVVVGAGSAGLGVLSMAVQAVSRMSGGSETAANSQFFLIDKDGLVTTERSNLDPAAVPFAKNPRDLEGLSEGASVIEVVKKVKPHVLLGLSGVGGVFNAEVLKAMRESVSTKPAIFAMSNPTMNAECTAIEAFSHAGENIVFASGSPFENVDLGNGEVGHVNQANNMYLFPGIGLGTLLSGARHITDGMLRAAAECLASYMTDEDVQKGILYPSIDCIRDVTAEVGAAVVHAAVAEKQAEGHGDVGFKELANMSKEETVEYVRGNMWYPEYCPLVHEK; via the exons ATGTGCAAGGTTGTGCGATTCGCGGCGGCGGCCAGATTGCGGCGATTATCGACGGCGATTCCCGGTCCATGCAAGGTTCAAAAGCGTGGCACTGATATCCTCCACGATCCTTGGTTCAACAAG GATACTGGGTTTCCTTTAACTGAAAGGGATCGATTGGGGCTTCGGGGCCTCCTTCCTCCTCGTGTCATTTCATTTGAGCATCAATATGATCGGTTTA tgAATTCATACAGATCTTTGGAGAAGAATACACGGGGCCAATCAGATAAGTTTGTTTCTTTATCCAAATGGAGGATCTTAAATAGATTGCATGACAGGAATGAGATTCTATATTACAGA GTTCTTATTGATAACATCAAAGAGTTTGCTCCAATAATCTATACCCCCACAGTTGGGTTAGTGTGTGAAAATTATTCAGGGTTATTTAGACGCCCACGTGGAATGTATTTTAGTGCCAAAGATAAAGGAGAGATGATGTCAATGATCTATAACTGGCCATCTGATCAG GTAGACATGATTGTCTTGACAGATGGTAGTCGTATTCTTGGCTTGGGTGACCTTGGAGTTCAGGGCATTGGAATACCTATAGGAAAACTTGACATGTATGTTGCTGCTGCTGGTATCAATCCACGAAAA ATACTTCCAGTTATGTTAGATGTTGGCACAAACAATCAAAAGCTACTCGAAGATCCCCTTT ATTTAGGAGTTCGACAACCTAGGTGGGAAGGTGAAGCGTATCTATCAATTGTGGATGAATTCATGGAAGCTGTACACACTCGATGGCCTAAGGCTATTGTGCag TTTgaggatttccaaatgaagTGGGCTTTTGAAACCCTGAAACGATATCGAGAAAGGTTTTGCATGTTTAATGATGATATACAG GGCACAGCTGGTGTTGCACTTGCTGGACTATTGGGAACTGTAAGGTCCCAAGGTCGACCATTGTCTGATTTTTTGAAGCAAAAGATAGTTGTGGTTGGAGCTGGGAG TGCAGGGCTTGGTGTTCTTAGCATGGCTGTCCAAGCTGTTTCTAGGATGTCAGGGGGCAGTGAAACAGCTGCCaacagtcaattttttttaattgataaagaT GGTCTTGTCACAACAGAAAGGAGCAATCTAGATCCAGCTGCAGTTCCATTTGCCAAAAATCCAAGAGATCTTGAAGGGCTTTCAGAGGGCGCTAGTGTAATTGAAGTG GTTAAGAAGGTTAAGCCACATGTGCTCCTTGGATTGTCTGGAGTTGGTGGTGTTTTCAATGCAGAG GTGCTTAAGGCAATGAGAGAATCTGTTTCAACAAAACCTGCTATCTTTGCAATGTCTAATCCCACCATGAATG CTGAGTGCACTGCTATTGAAGCTTTCAGTCATGCTGGAGAAAATATAGTGTTTGCAAGTGGAAGCCCTTTTGAAAATGTAGATCTTG GAAATGGAGAAGTTGGCCATGTAAATCAAGCCAACAACATGTACCTGTTCCCAGG GATTGGTTTGGGAACACTTCTGTCAGGTGCTCGTCATATAACGGATGGAATGTTGCGAGCAGCAGCTGAATG CCTTGCTTCATACATGACAGATGAGGATGTCCAAAAGGGAATCTTGTACCCATCCATTGACTG TATACGAGATGTTACAGCAGAGGTTGGGGCTGCTGTTGTACATGCAGCGGTTGCAGAAAAGCAGGCTGAAGGACATGGTGATGTAGGGTTCAAAGAGCTAGCAAACATGTCAAAA GAAGAAACCGTGGAGTATGTCCGAGGCAATATGTGGTACCCTGAGTATTGCCCTCTTGTTCATGAAAAATAG
- the LOC100527070 gene encoding Short-chain dehydrogenase/reductase 1 yields MAEAKLRYAVVTGANKGIGFETVKELASNGVKVVLTARDEKKGHEAFERLKECGFSDLVIFHQLDVTESASISSLVEFVKTNFGKLDILVNNAGISGANLDEVEGSTFKWEELTQTNEMTEKCLTTNYYGAKKTTEAFLTLLQLSNSPRIVNVSSQAGLLKNISNEWAKGVLDDADNLTEERIDEVLKEFIKDFKEGSLATKGWPTFLSAYIVSKAAMNSYTRILAKKHQNMCINSVCPGFVKTDINKNTGILTVDQGAASVVKLALLPDGSPSGLFYIRQELSNF; encoded by the exons ATGGCAGAGGCAAAACTAAG GTATGCTGTTGTTACTGGAGCAAACAAAGGGATAGGATTTGAGACTGTAAAAGAGCTGGCCTCAAATGGAGTCAAGGTGGTGCTCACAGCAAGAGATGAGAAAAAAGGCCATGAAGCCTTTGAGAGATTGAAAGAGTGTGGTTTCTCTGATTTGGTTATTTTTCACCAGCTTGATGTCACTGAATCTGCTAGTATTTCTTCACTAGTAGAGTTTGTTAAGACCAATTTTGGGAAGCTTGATATATTG GTGAACAATGCAGGAATCAGTGGTGCCAATCTGGATGAAGTG GAAGGATCAACATTTAAATGGGAGGAACTGACTCAAACCAATGAGATGACTGAAAAGTGCCTAACAACAAACTACTATGGTGCAAAGAAAACAACTGAGGCATTTCTTACCCTTCTGCAGTTATCCAATTCACCTAGGATTGTTAATGTTTCCTCCCAAGCAGGGTTGTTAAAG AACATATCAAACGAATGGGCTAAAGGGGTGCTTGATGATGCTGATAATCTTACAGAAGAGAGAATAGACGAGGTACTCAAAGAGTTTATCAAAGACTTCAAAGAAGGTTCATTAGCAACCAAAGGGTGGCCAACCTTCTTGTCTGCATATATTGTCTCAAAAGCAGCCATGAATTCATACACAAGGATTCTAGCCAAGAAGCACCAAAACATGTGCATTAACAGTGTGTGCCCTGGTTTTGTCAAAACAGACATAAACAAAAACACTGGCATCTTAACCGTTGACCAAGGTGCTGCTAGTGTTGTGAAATTGGCACTGTTGCCTGATGGTTCCCCTTCGGGCCTCTTCTATATTAGGCAAGAATTGTCAAACTTCTGA
- the LOC100306112 gene encoding sm-like protein LSM36B-like isoform X1: MSGTEKAGSGTTKTPADFLKSIRGRPVVVKLNSGVDYRGILACLDGYMNIAMEQTEEYVNGQLKNKYGDAFIRGNNVLYISTSKRTLAEGA; the protein is encoded by the exons ATGAGTGGAACAGAGAAAGCAGGATCAGGAACCACGAAAACCCCTGCCGATTTTCTCAAATCCATTCGTGGGAGGCCGGTTGTTGTCAAGCTCAATTCTGGTGTTGATTACAGAG GTATACTTGCTTGTCTAGATGGCTATATGAATATTGCAATGGAGCAGACAGAGGAATACGTCAATGGACAATTGAAGAACAAGTATGGTGACGCTTTCATCCGAGGGAATAATG TTCTATACATTAGTACCTCAAAGAGGACTCTAGCAGAGGGGGCTTAG